A region of Chrysiogenia bacterium DNA encodes the following proteins:
- a CDS encoding N-acetyltransferase: protein MNAQKAPTLTPEVIESLRDIDPASWNALVGAGNPFCEWEFLYGLETTGCVGPRTGWLPRFITVKDG, encoded by the coding sequence GTGAATGCGCAGAAAGCCCCGACCCTCACGCCCGAGGTGATCGAGTCTCTGAGGGATATTGATCCAGCGAGCTGGAACGCGCTGGTCGGCGCGGGCAATCCCTTCTGCGAGTGGGAGTTCCTCTACGGCCTCGAAACCACCGGCTGCGTCGGGCCGCGCACGGGATGGTTGCCGCGCTTCATCACTGTCAAAGACGGCG
- a CDS encoding class I SAM-dependent methyltransferase encodes MSGGPKSDESAQVTGLTISYYEGRAVPFWEGTKDHDVTQNYEALLGALPARKGLRILDFGCGPGRDVKWFADQGHDPVGLDGTAEFCEMARAHSGCEVLHQNFIALDLPAESFDGIFANASLFHVPRAELPRVLGELFAALRPGGVLFSSNPRGDGEGMNGARYGNYMEFEAYAALLEAAGFEVVHHYYRPKDKPREEQPWLAVVARKPGELL; translated from the coding sequence CGACGAATCGGCCCAGGTGACGGGCCTGACGATCTCCTACTACGAGGGGCGCGCCGTGCCGTTCTGGGAGGGAACGAAGGACCACGACGTTACGCAGAACTACGAGGCTCTGCTCGGCGCGCTGCCGGCGCGCAAGGGCCTGCGGATTCTGGATTTCGGCTGTGGTCCGGGCCGGGATGTGAAGTGGTTTGCCGATCAGGGTCACGATCCCGTCGGCCTCGACGGGACGGCGGAGTTCTGTGAGATGGCGCGCGCCCATTCTGGCTGCGAGGTGCTGCACCAGAATTTCATCGCGCTCGACCTGCCCGCCGAATCCTTCGACGGCATCTTCGCCAACGCCTCGCTCTTTCACGTGCCGCGCGCGGAGCTACCGCGCGTCTTGGGGGAACTATTCGCCGCGCTCCGGCCCGGCGGCGTGCTCTTCTCCTCCAACCCGCGCGGTGACGGGGAGGGAATGAACGGCGCGCGCTATGGCAACTACATGGAGTTCGAGGCCTACGCCGCACTTCTCGAAGCGGCCGGCTTTGAAGTGGTGCATCACTACTACCGCCCCAAGGACAAGCCGCGCGAGGAGCAACCCTGGCTCGCCGTGGTCGCACGCAAGCCCGGGGAACTCTTGTGA